From Panulirus ornatus isolate Po-2019 chromosome 67, ASM3632096v1, whole genome shotgun sequence, a single genomic window includes:
- the LOC139747157 gene encoding uncharacterized protein yields the protein MASDPTSPTSPISPSTPTSQTDDREATREWLETILETYHRSLSPNADAEIELREWIVSPTGGEREGYLSEQLSVSVSYSAFGRDYHAHLLAKLLPQDPFNRAFVIETLFDLREIKFYTEIKPALEGVERQYLTEDSLSVIWSPDLYYAKHKEAAESILVLADMCQRGFKVQDLTEGLTVSQAQSALTTLANVHAAAFTLEVKEKKPLQERYPYLLSMEQATESFHCLVDRGLPLLLKFLESRKDRAAVRETLVRYSGERTAEVFRGVLAPSEKLNTLVHCDFWCNNLLFKKEGDDTRCCIIDWQMVTYGRPAIDVAMLICTSLEASERRKHAPQLVSGYWDAFISRLTKFGIEKEAIKFTKEDLEADFKAAQAMSALVVVGSVDIALGNAAREERVLELLTDLMNEGVL from the exons ATGGCGTCGGACCCAACTTCGCCTACCAGCCCGATCTCGccctccaccccaacctcccAGACCGACGACCGCGAGGCCACAAGGGAGTGGCTGGAGACCATTCTGGAGACCTATCATCGCTCCCTTAGTCCTAACGCTGACGCGGAAATCGAG ctgaGGGAATGGATCGTGAGCCCCACGGGCGGGGAGCGTGAGGGCTACCTCTCCGAGCAGTTGTCAGTCTCCGTCTCCTACAGCGCCTTCGGCCGCGACTACCATGCCCATCTCTTGGCCAAGCTCCTTCCTCAGGACCCATTCAACCGTGCTTTTGTTATCGAGACGCTCTTTGACCTCAGAGAAATTAAGTTTTATACCGAG ATCAAACCAGCGCTGGAGGGCGTGGAGAGGCAATATCTTACAGAGGATTCCCTCAGTGTCATATGGTCTCCCGATCTCTACTACGCCAAGCACAAGGAAGCGGCTGAGTCTATCCTGGTGTTGGCAGACATGTGTCAGCGTGGCTTTAAGGTCCAGGACCTGACTGAAGGGCTCACCGTCTCACAGGCTCAGTCTGCCCTCACCACCCTGGCAAACGTCCACGCTGCAGCCTTCACGCtggaggtgaaggagaagaaGCCCTTACAGGAACGGTACCCATACTTGCTGTCCATGGAGCAGGCGACGGAGTCCTTCCACTGTCTGGTTGACCgaggtctcccactcctcctgaaGTTCCTCGAGTCTCGTAAAGACCGTGCAGCAGTGCGAGAGACACTAGTGCGATACTCTGGAGAACGTACGGCGGAGGTATTCCGGGGCGTTCTCGCGCCATCAGAGAAGCTCAACACCCTGGTGCACTGTGATTTCTGGTGCAACAACCTCCTCTTTAAGAAGGAGGGAGACGACACTCGCTGTTGTATCATCGACTGGCAGATGGTCACTTATGGTAGACCCGCCATAGATGTGGCCATGTTGATCTGTACATCGCTGGAGGCCTCTGAGAGGAGGAAACATGCCCCACAACTTGTCTCGGGCTATTGGGATGCCTTTATCTCCAGACTAACCAAGTTCGGCATTGAGAAAGAGGCCATTAAGTTCACTAAAGAAGATTTAGAGGCTGATTTCAAGGCGGCACAGGCAATGTCGGCGCTGGTAGTCGTAGGCAGTGTGGACATCGCCCTGGGCAATGCTGCCCGagaggagagagttttggagCTTCTTACAGACCTCATGAATGAGGGTGTGCTATGA